In Podarcis raffonei isolate rPodRaf1 chromosome 8, rPodRaf1.pri, whole genome shotgun sequence, the genomic window tccttttcaactccCTCTCCTGGAATTCTGGTCAATCAGAGGCTGCCATTcattaaccatttgctggcagcgaaaaagaaaaagaaaaaacttggGGACCCAACCTGCCCAGCAAAACAAACTTTCCCACCACACCAGGCTGCTCAGTCAGTGGAATGGGGGGTGGCGACAATTGTTTATGGCACCCTGTCTGAAGGCAACTAGGAGAGACAGTTGTCATGCCCCTGGCCTGTACATCAGTTTCAGGAGACATGAGCTGGCAGTGTCCAGGAATGATACACCATTGACTGGAAAACTGAAACTGAATCCTGATAGTGAAGCTCCACCATGTTGCCCCAAGGGTTCTGTATCTTTCATCCTTTCTGTCTGCTATATATGCTTCCGCATCTTAAACTCAATTTTAAAAAGACTTATGTTTTGATTTCAGCCCTCAAAACTTACAAAGTCAAAGTCACCCCACAAATCTGTTATAGTGCAGAAAAATGGGGATCTCCTCAAGAGCGGAATTTGTAAAACCGCGGAATAAAAATATATGTACTATCTTAGAGCTGCCCAAAAAAGACTTGATAATACAGGAAAAACTTAAACTCAATTATAAaaaggctggcccaagacatgttggcagctgaagcaaaccacaaaataGTACCTCCCCATTCCAGGGAAAAAGGGGTTAAGTGAAGATCGATATTAGGAACAATGTGAGGGGTGAGGAATAAAGATCTCCACAGGAAACATTTCACATAGAGACCTGCCATCTCGATCCCATGTAATCTGTGGCCCAATAGCAGCAGGAATCCAATATGGGTACGACTTTCAGATATGCTCATATCTTAGGAACCTGTCTGTACTAACGTATTGGCATTTatttaccaaagccagactaaatgtattTCCTTTGGAAGTGCTAAATGGTAGACTGAGAGGCATCCCTTATCAGAATAGGCTTTATGTTCTCAGGACATCGACTGCATGAAGCATATCTTACTGCATTATGGGCAGTACGAGCAAGCAAGGGACCAAATGATCAAACCCCCACTAGCAAATCTGTGGGGgaaatctgaagcctcccatattaaatattgTTTGGATGACAGGTCTGATGATATTACACTGGccatggcaaagtttcttttggaagtcaaaagaaacaaagatcatcaAGCTCGAGACAAAACAAATTGACCGCctcggtttctctctctcttttgtggttggctgtcttaactgtattttgttctgaagTTGTTCTATGGGTCTGTGGACCTCAataaagattatatatatatatatatatatatatatatatatatatatatatatgtccccACAGGAGACAAGGACTGGAGGAGACTAGCAGCACCTCCTAATGGCCAAGAGCCCACTGAAGAGGCAACCTGATTTGGGAGGGGAGGTGTAAATCTGGTCTCTAAGGAGTGCAGCTGTTGCTGCtactgtggcagcagcagtgggcaagGAATTCGTTGGATCTTTGGCGGGCAAGCAGTCTGATAAGCAGCAAGGACTCTCTGTCAGTTTTATGTAAGTTTATTTACAAGAAAAACACATCCAGAGCATGCCAAACCTTCGCGCAGAGATGTCAGGAATGCCAGCCATCTTTAATGGCTGCCTGCCTGGCCCCCTCCATTCGACCCTTTATTCCATAGCGTGCTTATTTGGTTGCAGAGTAACCTGTACCATGCTCTCTAATGAGGAGGGGGTGCATCCTGGCCAGCTCATCCAGTAAGTCCCCATTAAGCCCGGCTCCATACAACATCATGAGGGGCTTCTCCCCCCACTCCAGCTGTTGTCACCACATTATTGAACTCCAACCAAAATTGCATCACTATTCTACTCCCCTGCCTCAAATTAAGTGGTTGCCTGGAAGTGACAGCCAGCCTCTGGGGGTCTTGGAACATTGTATTCATGAACGCCaaaatcccacctttcctctccttcccttctgtTGCTCTTAAAGCTTCTCCAGTCTCCCCATTCGGGGACTGAATTGCTGGCCTGTCTCTTCCCAGAGGGATGCGGgtgttgctgtggtctaaaccactgagcctctttgcttCCCGaacacggggtgagctcccgttgctctgtcccagctcctgccaacctagcagttcaaaagcacaccagtgcaagtagataaataggtactgctgtggtgggaaggtaaatggtatttctgtgtgctctggtttctgtcacggtgtcccgttgcaccagaagcagtttagtcatgctggctacatgacccagaaacctaTCTGTGGAGAAACGCTgactcccttggtctgaaagagagatgagcgccacaaccccatagttgcctttgactggacttaactgtccagggatttTTTACCTTTCTTCCCCAGAAGATACAGCCTCAGACTCTGGCTTATCTGATGGTTGCCTggcttccaactcttcctctcttccttttgaGAACAAACAGATTACTCCCTGggaaggtggggtgggtgggctgtCCTCTCTAAACCCAAACAGACAGCTCGCATCTGCAGAGTTAGCCCTTTGCTAACTCAGCTCAATTTCTGAGGGGGGGCGTGTTCTTGACAGCCCCTATGGATTCAGCCACCTAAGATGGTCACCACACCTTGCCCCATGGGTGGGACCATACTGCACCTTGATATGCCAAACTATACATTCAGCACCCTCACTATGTAACCTGCATCACAAATACCAAATGGGGGAAAGCATTTACAGTTCTGTGACTCCAGTGTATGAAGTCTGTCATAGTTGAAGGATGCTATCGCCGGATTCCCTCTGTAGAAAAAGTTTGCCTACATGGAGATAAGGTTCCTAAATATTTACCCATCTACTTGCTTGTTTGTCCTATCTATGAAGATGTAAGAGAAGGtttgttcaaatatttaaacCTCCCAATTGAGAGATGGATTGGGTATATGATAAACTTTGTTAAGGGACAAGTGCCCATACACCTCTGAAAAAGTGGTCTGTTCTGCCTTTACAGTGATGATTATAATGAGAgaaattttatgttttatgtattttagaATTTTGAAATTGCTTCAGCTAAACCcataaataataattgcatttgcATCTGAAACAGAACTAAGAACCAAAATTTTATTTCCCATAACCATTTATTATGTTTTGTAATGATCACAATGAAAATTTAACTATTTGTTAATGATGCAATACAGGGTTCTTTGTATCGATACAGGCTTCTTAGAATTCACAATCGCCACATTTTGACCCATTTTTCTCTTCCCCTGGCTTCCCTTTATCTCCaccaaatacaaaaaagaaagaaccacaGACCCTGAGTCCTGGATTTCACCACTAGGCCTCCAATTTCCCCTCATTGCCATGGATTTTGCAATACATGGATTTTGCAACAAGGGGGAGGTCTACACTGTCCTATTTACCCTTCATGTTCAGGCTGGTGTGAGATTCCTGAAGCATTATAACATCTTTTTTGGGTAATAAAAAGGATAAATCCCCCAGTTCCAAATATTCTTCTGTTTTTCGGGACGGCACAAAAATCTGTTGTTCCACAACCTTGGAACGTGAAATTGTGGTGCTTAGTAaaagctggggggaaagaaaacaaatattgacATAAGGCCTTTACTCAGGGATTAGAAGATTCTGTCTGTGATGGTGAATGATAATTTTAATTAGttagttttaaaatgtgtatatttaaaaaatctgaaaaatATCATAATTTCATTGGAACATGAATATACAAAATTTTCAACATCAGAAGTTAAGGTAAAAAAATAACTCATATGTAATTCAGAATTGCCAttatacccaaaggagtctcaagacACAAAGATTATTAATAAACAggttatatttataaaatataatgaaagtaGAGGATCTGAAAACAGGCCTAATTAACTAGATTAAACTGGTCAAATTCTAGTGTGCAGCTGAGTTGAATAAAATGGGAGGAATTCTATCCCTTCCATCTCCTGGGCATGTTAAAAGCCACATGCTGTGGCCACACAACAAGATTTGAAAACAACACTCCCTCCCTGGTGTGGGAGTCTTGAGTGTTTGAACCTGGCGTGAGTCAAAAGTGTGATGCAGCCACGCACACAAAAaagctggaggtgcactccaatGTCTCTCAGGACAGTTGGATGCCCACTGAGGCTTCCTCATTGCCCCACTGTGATCTAAGCATCCAGAGAATCCTCCTTTTATTTTACGAGTTTCATGTTAAACACAGCTAACATGAAGTAGGTGAAAAGGGGGGACTGCAAAAGCCAATTAGGAACTCCTCTCAGAATTCTTACTCAGCCCTTAGAAGAGAAATTTGCAAAGCCCAGGCTATAAAGGGCAGGAGAAGGATAAGAAGAAAGAATGTAGGGCAGAAGCAGCTCGAAGGGCCTTGATTCTGCCTCTTCCTTTATGGGGCAAATCAACCCAGATTCCCTTCCCCCGTTCATTCCAAATACCCTCTTCTTTTCAGAAAGGAGGGATTTGGCAAATTTGTCTTGTCTCCAAACAGCATTATTCCTCAAAACTATGTTGATAGGGAGGTATCCatctaaggctggatctagacacatcaaaaaagccattcagttaaatgcattgcaAACTTCATACAAGCAAATGCGATTGACCAAAGACGGGATTCCAtcatgccatctggtgtcacagtgttataaaaaatataaagtgctatatctttactaatgtagctaaaTCATGACATCAGCAAAATGATGTATTCTTGTGGAACTGAGTATATCCTCCCTCTCTTTGTCCTCCTAAATGCATTTGGGAGGATAAAGAACACATACAGGCAGAAGAGAGCGGAAATCCTGTTGCACAActgtaaatccttgcactaatggctGAGTTAGCCAGATACTGCTCATTGTCACAGAATTTAAGGAAACTTATTACATGCCTTTTACATAATGTGCTTTTTGAGCAAGAGGGACACATTTTGTCCTGGACTGCAACCCAATGGTGGAGAGATCCAGAAGCAACTGAGGTGAAGCAATGAATGCACTTTTTACTTTTGTTCAGAAGGGTGTTTTATATACACATCTCTCTCTGAATCCTCCTTCTGGACAAGCGAGGCATTATGAGAGTTAAAGTACACATTCCAGGTAGGCAAAACACTAAGGAAGGTTGCAGAGTGGGGCCAGTGAGAGATGTGGTCCCTCTCACATTTTTAGTAATatgcaagggaaagggaaaggggaggggagggagaacaggAGAACAGGAGGGAGTTTGCATGACCCAGCCAATGACTAGGCTCTTTTCCCCTGTCTGAGTAGCAATGTTACCTATATGAAGagctcctttaaaaacaacacactggGTCTCATTCTCAAGGCAGTTGATGGTCTTCTCACTTTTACACTGTGTGGTTCCTTTGGAGAAGCAGGCTGGGCATTTCAGGCCATTTTCAGCCAGCACGTTGCGATCTGGGACTGCCAAAATCAAAAGTATAGTGAGCATATtaatggttttatctgtttttgtATCTGTATATTATTGTAATTCACCCAAGGGCTTTACAGTTTTGGTGGGGCACCAGCAAGTATTATTTTGAAAATAAGATTATCTAGACCCAGTCTGGGTTAAGGATTGGCATTGGGACAGATTCAGGAGAGAGGCCTGGTTGGAAAGGGAACCCATCCCTTCTCAGGCAGAGATGTAGCTGCCCAGTAGGTCCCTCTTCTTCACAGTTTCTCCTCATGCCTGCTTCTTCATCTTGCCTTCCTCTCCACCCCTTGAGAGGTCCTGATAGTGCTGAATGGCTCGACCCATATAGCCGTCTGGGGCTGCTCACCCCTTTTGAATGAGGCCCAGGTcctctgagaactgctgattGACTACGTATCCAGCCTTTGGCCAAATCCAATGCAAAGCCCTAACATGTTGTGGATTTTAAAATTATACAGAAACTTACTCCTGAGAGTTGCATTGTTACACAGTTCAGTGTTGCAGCAGTGCTTCTTCATCTCAAAGAATTTACCGTCCCCTGCAGTGAAGCTGTAATTGCCTGAGAAACAATGGTCGGATGTcgtgcatttattcaaaagttgcaCTTTGAGTACCActatgaaaaagaaattgaaagaaaTATCTAGATCTGGGGAAAATATTCATGACTATTGCTCCTAAGGTACATTCATTGTAATAGTTCCAATTTTCTTTGATGTCTGAATCAGGACCTTTTCAAAGTAACAATATGGAAAGTATTATTAAATTTGGCAATCTAAAGTCATgtgctgtttgtttctttgtttaaatgtgtgtgcactgctataacaaaaagggaaaaatatcaaaatattttCCAGTAATAATACATAAAAGATACaagaaaaaccacattaaaaGTAAATCAATAGATATCAATTAACCAGTGTGGAAAGATCTATTCTTAATGATCTGCATAACCCCGGTGGAACACAATAGTTTTCTGCAGGCATTTATGAGTTCAGCTCTCTGCCACAAGTAGTAGTCTCTTGCCTCCATAATCCATAGGACCAACCTCTTTTTTATGTTTGCAATTAATTTGTATAATGCTTTAAATTTGGAATGTATGCAGAACTTCATTTCACATCAAAATTCTAGCACGAGGACTCATGCCTTCTCCTATACATCTGACAATACATGTGCCATACACTGCATTCTCTCTGCTAGTCGATCATAACAGTTTGCAGGGTGGGGGAAATGCTTCCCTGAACTCCTGTTGCCCAGTGCAAGAAACTTGGCAAGACATTGCATTGCACCAGCCTTACTGCCCATTTGCTCCTCTCCCTCCAAGAATGTACCAGTGATGTTGGAACAGATCCCACCCAAATGTTGGAACCATCCCACCCAGGATtgccccaaggcattttggcgcCTCAGACGAACCAGAAATGGCACCCATTTCCTTCTAGGTAGAAGGGGTGGGTGAATCAGGATCAAGCAAGGGGATCAAAACAACCTTAACCAATGGTTGAAGTATGAAAGAAGCTCATCAGGTTGGAGGGCCCCACACTGAATCAAGCTGGGTAACGGAAACCCTTTTTAATAGGTGAACTGCAAGAATACTCCCGTAATGATGGTTCCTTCCTAATCATTTCATCACTGAGAGTTATTTCAAAATTACCTGAGGGGAGAGGGGGAGCCATGAAAGTGTGAAGCACCTTCGTTTCCCATCCCAattgctcagctttttttataGATCTGTGAAAGGAGTCCCAATTTCAATGTCATTTATGGCAAAGGGGATATTCATGTTATAATCTAGGCTTATTGTCTAGTTTGATAATGATAACCAAAACTAAATTGGAGTTCATTGGTTTGGGTCAATGGGGATTTCTAGTTAATGCAAATCAAGTCAAAACTTTAGAAGGGTAAGCAGGGATTTCTCATTAATGCAAATCAAATTGTCCAAGCTTGGAGATAAGCACCCAGATTCAGCCACTCGTTGTGATCAGGTGATGTTAGATTCCCCATTTTCAAATGTAAGCCATTCCTTACTTCAGGATGGGAagctgtgattctccagatgttgttgcactgcatctcccatcattcctgactggtGGCCAGGCTAGCTGAGGCTAATGAGAGTTCTAATTCATCTACAGCTGAAGTGCCACAGCTTCCTCACTTCACTTTTTTAATAGGTGAATTGCCCCAGCGTAGACTTCTATATGCTATTAGAACCCTTAAAGTTCAACTATCTTAACCTGGATCTAATCAaacagaaaaagacaaaaaagacaaaaaaagacaaaaaagacaaaaaaatcaggcaaatctTACTTATATTTGTACGCAGAACActggcaacacaggaatcttcctTGGAGTCACAAGTTGTTTCAAGATAGCTATTGTATGTCATTCCAGTCTTGTTATAAGTATATCTGCAGTGCAGAGGTAATGCTGAAGACAGAAGCAAAAGTTTACTTcatgaattatttattattatttttattattattattagtattattaacaATATTATTAATTGGTTTTGCAGTTTGCTAAGTGacaaacaaaggaggaggtgagaGTCAATTAATACTTCTAAATTAAAAGGGGttcaattttaaaagcattttaatagaatagaatagaatagaatagaatagaatagaatagaatgaaTAAAACACTCATCAATTAAAACTCTTGAAGCCATTGCCAAGAATACTGGTTAAATTATTTTCAAGAAATGGGGAGGTGAACTCCCCCTTTCCCATGGCCAACCTTCCCCCCCATCTAGACTCTcacttaaatatattttcttcccaCTGTTTGGTTACAAACTTAgcacaattaaactatggaattttctaCAAGAGGTAGTTAATGCCACCAATTTGAATGGTTTTAgaagggaattagacaaattgatggaaaATAAGACTCTCAGTGGCTACTAAACATGATGCCTATGTACTACCTCCAGTATAAAAAGTTGCATATTTcagatatcagttgctggaactcACAGTAAGCCAGAGTGTTGTTGCACTGAGGTCCTGACTGTGAGCTTCCATAATCATTGTGTTGGCCAGTGTGaggacaggatcctggactagggaTGAACCAATCTATCAATTTAACTTACTTTCAGTTTCTATTTTTccgatttatttttttatctgcatccacttcctccaagaagctcaaggctgtgtacatagtttccccctcctcatttaatcctcagaaGATTCCTGTGAGGTATTCATTATTTATCTCTATGACATCATTTATCCGGATGACTGTGAAggaaaagtttgtttttgctGGGGCAGGGTGGGTCCCCaagtatttcctttttctttttcccatgcCAGAAAATGGTTAATGTATGGCACCATCTGATTGGCCGAGGTTCAAGGAGGGGGAGTTGaaaaggagagaatttggaaagaCAGGGAGAGTGAGTATTGGAGGGAGTGTTGGGAGGAGGTTTTGGAGTAGGTTGGGATTGAGGTTGGGAGGATAGGTAGGAAGATAGGGAGTGAGAGTTGGTTCTGGGCAGAAACATCCAGTCTGAGGAAAATATCACAcgctagagaaaggagtctctgagcttagtgtgAAGAACAGTGTGCGGTGTCCTGTAAGAGTATTtaggccaggaattaactggggggctgaggttgagaaaggagaagtagaagctgtaaagagacagtctacttaggtctcattccagtcaggaggggagatatTCTTCtagtaagagaagactcccaaaccagtgaaACCTTGGAGTGCCTCAGGAGCAGGGTTATCTAGGGGTGTgtaactgacagaaagtaccaccttgttaAGATCCAAAGCATTAAGTATGAAACAACTGAGAAAACCTTGAAGTGAAATAACATTGTAAACTGAAGTATCCTAAGTTTTATCGACTCGTGTCATGAACTTCCTTgttaaataaaattgttattgtttattTGAGCAAATCCTGCCCGAGACTCCTAATTATTAAGTTTTACTTCACGCAAATCCCCTACAAGATAATCTCAGGTAGACTGTGGAAATCTGTGGGATTGGTGTTCTGTGAGTTGTGTGCACTATACTTAAGTGGGAGGACGGGCCCAACGGTGCCAGGGGAAAAAGGGTCGTCGGGCCCATCATAATGACATCACAAGAAATATTCATGACTTAACTCTCTGCTACTTTCTCTTGGTAACCCTGCACTCCTTGCTCTCTGGGGTGTTGATCTGCACTTCTAACTCCCCTTCTCTCCCAAGCTGCAAGTTATTTTCAGTGTCCTCCAAAGGTAATTAAATGTCCCCCATCTTACCTGGAGAAAGCAGGACCAAGAGGAGGCATGCGCTCAGGAGTGCCTTCATCATTCTGGAAAGATTAGGAGACTCAGAGCAGAGATGGATCAACAAGGGAATTGATGCAGGTAGAGGCTTACCTGGAGTTATTTATAGGCCATGGTCTCATGTCGCAGGCAACACTTGGGAACAAATGGTTCAGTGAGGTCCGGGAATGGGTGTTTTTTCCCCCAGGAACATACTGAAATTCAAAGCTCAGTGAAGGAATTGTCTATGATCTCATTAGTTGTTGATAGAcacttctcagatttctttttcgATATAGATAATTTGCAATTTACAATGTAAATGAAGAAGGCACTCAAGAAAGCAATTTAGAGCCAAATAGGGAAGGGCAAAAGCCCTGAAGCCACCTACAAAATAGCCCCTCAAAATGGCCTCCATCTAAGGATTCctcttaatagtaataataataattttattattactactccccaccctatctgactgggttacctcagccactctgggtgccttcaagcatatacagaaacataataaaacatcaaacatttaaaatcgccctatacaggactgccttcagatgtcttccaaaagttctatagttacttatctccttgacatctaatagGAGGTCATTCCATAGTGTGGGTACCacttccaagaaggccctctgcctggtttcctctatcttcacttctcacagtgagaaaacctccagaaggccctcagagctagatctcagtgtttgggctgaattgggagtggggtagagatgctccttcaggaaaagCCTGGATACTAGATCCATTCCAGGAAGGCTGGAAAGTGTGGAATGGGCTGTGGAGCAGTAAAACTGATCCTGCTGTCTTCGACGTGGTTTCCAGAGGGTGAAAAGAATGAAGTGAGACCTCAGGAGTTGAATGTGCCAATGGCCGAGTGTGCCAGGTATGAATCAGCCACTTACACAACTACGAGGAAGGTCTCAAGTGGAGCCAGCAATGGCCATGGAGCTTTCTCTATTAGGGAGCTACACAAACATggctattctctcttttttaaaaaaagaaaagaaaatattttttcttcaaTTTTACACGATTCATTTGAATGCAAACATTAGTCACAATCATCAACATTTAggattccctccacccctccatggtttccattttcaaatactttctactgcatcatatattttctctatttttcttaaaataatccatttttagcttagcttttagtaCATTGCAAGCGTTACTCAAATCCTGTCAAAGTTTTTAGttctttacagtgttctcttaagtaaaTTGTAAATTTTTTTCCATTCCTTATTTCTGATTTCCCTGGTCATTTTAACCATTTTGGCGTTGTCCATCATCTACATCAAACATCCGTGCCTGGTCAAGACTTTGtcttttttccatctttgggccagtagtatccaCGCTGTTGTCCTCGCATACATAATCTGCTACTTTGGCATCTCTACATCTGaaattcctagtaaaaaagcttctccccccaaaaaaacgttttttaaaaacatttcttctgctcattatatatcatttcccagaatgtttTTGTTATCTTGCCCatctaccacatgtggtagaacgtGCCTTCCTTCTCTGTACACTTCCAATATACATTTGAagtgttggacacgactaaacaacaagttctatatatctttgctaattttgtaggtgttacatcattttcatatagttctccttcaatgcacagcatgctgtaaattttaagtcctccctccataacttttcccaagatgaaaATTGAATATTGTGCCCAATATCTTTTccccattgtatcattaccgatttaacttcctcatctttagTATGCCATTCTAgcaacaatttatacattttggtAAGTAACTTCACATTGCATTCCAGTAAATCTTTTTCAAACCTTGAAATTTCCTTACTAAACCCATTTTTCTTATCAATGTTAAAGACATCATTCAAttgatggtattgcaaccaatcTGTTACTAAATGTCTTGTATCCTCAAATCTTTTCAACTTTAATTGTTGTTCTATTTCCATTAGCAACTCTTTATAGGTTGCCCATTCACTTTTTGCATTAGTTTTTTTTCAAGCATATTGCTTCCACTGAGGAAAGACACCATGGTGTCTTCTGCTCTAACAggtttttatatttctcccatactGCGAAAATGGATTTCCTTACCAAATGATTTAAAAACCATTTGTGCACTTTAGTCTTCTCATACCAAATAAATGCATGCCCTCTAAATCTATTATTATGACCCTCAAGGTCTAAAATAtatgtattaaaaaaattatccacTCCCACAGCCAGGATACTTCATAATATAACTTCAAATTTGGCAGtgaaaatccacctctttctttggcatctgttaataatttatatttaatctttggttccccccccccccgccagataaatctagaaagATAAGTTTGCCATCGTTTGAAGTGTTCTGCTCCACTGACTATGGGTATggcttgaaataaaaataacattcttggcaatacattcattttcattGCTGAAATTCTTCCCCATAGTGCTAAATTCATCCTTCCCCAAACATccatattttcctttatttctttccatAGTTCCatacatagttatccttaaagaaATTTCTGTTCTTAGCTGTCAACCAAACGCCCAAACAGTTCACCTTTTTTTTTCAATTGTCAATTGTGTTGCTAGTTGTAACTCATTTTTATGTTGTTCTGTCATATTTTTAACCagtactttcatttcatttttatttatcttaaaTCCCGCTACCTCACCAAATTCAGATATTTTATCTAGGACCCTTGGTACATTTGCCAATGGGTCTTCTACGGTCATtacaaggt contains:
- the LOC128419201 gene encoding phospholipase A2 inhibitor and Ly6/PLAUR domain-containing protein-like; this encodes MEMMNFGKSFLRGIDASYADQQSMMTVNNVVSEDVKLQKGQDRVWPLSPLLFILVLETLVRNIRSEEEIKVITVECKAYKLRAFADDLVMTVEDPLANVPRVLDKISEFGKPLPASIPLLIHLCSESPNLSRMMKALLSACLLLVLLSPVVLKVQLLNKCTTSDHCFSGNYSFTAGDGKFFEMKKHCCNTELCNNATLRIPDRNVLAENGLKCPACFSKGTTQCKSEKTINCLENETQCVVFKGALHIAFTKHHNFTFQGCGTTDFCAVPKNRRIFGTGGFILFITQKRCYNASGISHQPEHEG